Below is a genomic region from Granulicella sibirica.
CGGCCCATCGCGGGTAGCAGTCACGGCTGCCGTGGCACCTAAGGCTGAGGTCGCAGTTGTCCTTGCCGTTCTGCTTGTAATTCCCGAAGGGAATCTGCGTCTGCCGTTGCCGTACTGGTTGTCATTCCCGAAGGGAATCTGCGTTTGCCGTTGCCGTTCTGGTTGTCATTCCCGAAGGGAATCTGCGTTTGTCTTTGCTTTTGCTGTTGCTTCCCTCCCACCATCACCCCAAAAAAGCTGTCAAGCCCCTAAACCCCGTATCCCAAACAAAACAAAGCGAAAAGTCGGTGTCCTTTTAGTTATGGCCAATCCGCTACAATTAAAGCCAGAGGAAAGAAAACAAACCGGAGCCCAATCCGCTCACGGTCTTTCCTACCCTCCGGAGCCGCTAAGTCCTTTATCAACTAATATTTAGGACTTAACCTCTTTGGAATGAGAGACTTACAGCAGGCAATCTGCCGCATCTCGTTGACAACAATCGACTTACACCCCGGCAGTGGGGAGGGGGGGGGGCACCCGTCCAAACACCTACTTCTTGACGCCCGGAGCACCACTCAAACTCTCAAGCTTTCGCAACCCCGGAAAAACCCCCATCCAGATCAGCGCGATCACGATACTCCCGACTCCACCAACAATCGTCGCCGGAACGATCCCGAACCACGAAGCCGTTACGCCAGACTCGAACTCGCCAAGCTGATTCGAGGTCCCGATAAACAGCGAATTCACCGCGCTCACCCGCCCACGCATCTCGTCCGGAGTCTCAAGCTGCACCAGCGACGACCGCACCACAACGCTCACAACATCAGCCGCTCCAAGCACCGCAAGAATCCCCATCGAGAGCCAGACCGACCGCGAGAGCGCAAACGAGATAGTCGCCAGCCCAAAGACAATCACAGCGGCAAACATCCTCTTCCCCGCCTGCCGCCGAATAGGATGATGAGCAAGAATCACGGAAGTAGTCAGCGCCCCAAGCGCAGGCGAAAGCCGCAAAAGTCCGAGTCCCCACGGTCCCGTGTGCAGAATATCGCGCGCATAAGCCGGAAGAAGCGCTGTCGCTCCACCAAGTAAAACGACGAAGAGATCCAGCGAAATCGCTCCAAGAATATTCTTCCGCGCACGAATGTAATGGATCCCCGAGAACAGCGAGTTCGCCGTCACCGGACCTTTCCCCGACGCTCTTCGCTTAGTCCGAATCGTCGACGACAGAACCGAAGCTGTCCCGAACAGGCAAGCGCAAAGCGCGTACGGCACATGCGCTCCAAGCGCATAAAGCAGCCCACCAAGCGCCGGTCCAACGATCGAAGCCGTCTGATTCGCCGAAGCCGACCACGCGATCGCCGTAGGAACCATCGACTCATCCACCAGCCCCGGAACCATCGCCTGTGTCGAAGGACTCTCAAACGCTCTCGAAGCC
It encodes:
- a CDS encoding MFS transporter, translated to MAESPRQLGPRSIFKEKSYARFWFARICSTLSFQMVAVAVGWQLYALTHSTFALGMVGLVQFTPMLLLTLVVGHVADRFDRKTIVSICQVIEGTTVATLAVTSYFGWLHPVGIYCAVAAIGASRAFESPSTQAMVPGLVDESMVPTAIAWSASANQTASIVGPALGGLLYALGAHVPYALCACLFGTASVLSSTIRTKRRASGKGPVTANSLFSGIHYIRARKNILGAISLDLFVVLLGGATALLPAYARDILHTGPWGLGLLRLSPALGALTTSVILAHHPIRRQAGKRMFAAVIVFGLATISFALSRSVWLSMGILAVLGAADVVSVVVRSSLVQLETPDEMRGRVSAVNSLFIGTSNQLGEFESGVTASWFGIVPATIVGGVGSIVIALIWMGVFPGLRKLESLSGAPGVKK